A region from the Achromobacter seleniivolatilans genome encodes:
- a CDS encoding TonB-dependent receptor, producing the protein MKNTTARTLLLGLLASGSAHALTTDPAIETLAPATVYGDGHTEVAPNGPINLDARDSTGSRLGLTLRETPATVTVISREQIEARGALNTQEIARGIPGVDNASPPGNAGAVSYRGFSGGQVSQLFNGISVQYDSVAGRPVDSWIYDRVEAIGGPATFLFGAGAVGGAINYVTKLPERDTFYGGQMRIGSFDSRQVSVGLNQQLAGEPGGRGHYLRIDANTGSSHGWVDGNHSRASQVAASLLSDLGSDVTQTFAVEFQREQVDRPYWGTPLKTGANGVVQGEGHIMDGTRFKNYNVNDGLYEQSVLWARSLTEWRAAPNLTFNNTLYYYRAERDFRNLESYRFNAANTLVQRSGALLQRHEQSLIGNRVEGLFKSTLAGLRSDWSFGADFSVNKITRYPTSLPAQVDAVDPYDFSPGDFYDIPGMKRGHSADRDNRIQTLALTLENRTEVLPGVAIVSALRKDFIDLDLTNRRAITAASPATASRSYTPLTGRLGVNWEITPEASLYAQYATAADPPSGLLATSSFADVLNNDKLTTGRQTEVGSKFNFWEGRGAATVSVYEIKRKNMATADPDNPGVSVPVGAQSARGIELAGGLQLTPKLSMQANIAFVDPKYDDFSQAVGGVPVSRNGNVPTNTPRRIANVWLDYAFIPDWNASVAARHVGRVYADAANTTWAPAYTVFDAALSHRINRNVSVTGRVRNLADKVYAANATPTMYYLGAPRSFELTLQARF; encoded by the coding sequence ATGAAAAACACGACTGCACGAACCCTGCTGCTTGGCCTGCTGGCCAGCGGCTCTGCCCACGCCCTGACAACCGACCCCGCCATCGAGACACTTGCGCCCGCCACCGTATATGGCGACGGCCACACCGAAGTCGCGCCCAATGGCCCCATCAATCTGGACGCCCGCGACAGCACCGGCAGCCGTCTGGGCTTGACCCTGCGCGAAACGCCCGCCACGGTCACGGTGATCTCGCGCGAACAGATCGAAGCGCGCGGCGCGCTGAATACGCAGGAAATCGCCCGCGGCATACCGGGCGTAGACAACGCATCCCCCCCCGGCAACGCCGGCGCCGTCAGCTATCGCGGGTTTAGCGGCGGCCAGGTGTCGCAGCTGTTCAACGGCATTTCGGTGCAATACGACTCCGTCGCCGGCCGGCCGGTAGACAGCTGGATCTATGACCGCGTCGAAGCAATCGGCGGCCCCGCCACCTTTCTGTTCGGCGCTGGCGCCGTGGGTGGCGCCATCAACTACGTCACCAAACTGCCCGAGCGCGATACCTTCTACGGCGGACAGATGCGCATTGGCTCATTCGACTCGCGTCAGGTTTCCGTGGGTCTGAACCAGCAGTTGGCGGGCGAACCCGGCGGACGCGGCCATTACCTGCGCATCGACGCCAACACCGGTTCCAGCCATGGCTGGGTGGACGGCAATCATTCCCGCGCCAGCCAGGTGGCCGCGTCGTTGCTGTCTGACCTAGGCAGCGACGTTACACAGACTTTTGCAGTGGAGTTCCAGCGCGAACAAGTGGATCGCCCGTACTGGGGCACGCCGCTCAAGACGGGCGCAAATGGCGTGGTGCAGGGCGAAGGCCACATCATGGATGGCACGCGCTTCAAGAACTACAACGTTAACGACGGGCTGTACGAGCAGTCTGTACTGTGGGCGCGTTCGCTGACCGAATGGCGCGCGGCGCCTAATCTGACGTTCAACAATACGCTGTACTACTACCGCGCCGAGCGCGACTTCCGCAACCTGGAAAGCTATCGCTTCAATGCGGCCAACACGCTGGTGCAGCGCTCGGGTGCGCTGTTGCAGCGGCACGAACAAAGCTTGATCGGCAATCGCGTAGAAGGCTTGTTCAAGTCCACGCTGGCCGGCCTGCGCAGCGACTGGTCGTTTGGCGCCGACTTCAGCGTCAACAAAATCACCCGCTATCCGACCAGCCTGCCCGCCCAGGTGGATGCCGTGGACCCGTACGACTTTTCACCAGGCGATTTCTACGACATTCCCGGTATGAAACGCGGCCACTCGGCCGACCGCGACAATCGCATCCAGACGCTGGCGCTGACGCTGGAAAACCGCACTGAAGTGCTGCCCGGTGTGGCCATTGTGTCGGCGTTGCGCAAAGACTTCATCGACCTGGACCTGACCAACCGCCGCGCCATCACTGCGGCGTCGCCCGCCACGGCCTCGCGCAGTTATACGCCGCTGACTGGACGGCTGGGCGTGAACTGGGAGATCACCCCGGAAGCCTCGCTGTATGCGCAGTACGCGACCGCCGCCGATCCTCCGTCTGGTCTGCTCGCCACTTCGTCGTTCGCCGACGTGCTGAACAACGACAAGCTCACTACCGGCAGGCAGACCGAAGTGGGCAGCAAGTTCAATTTCTGGGAAGGACGCGGGGCGGCGACCGTTTCGGTATACGAGATCAAGCGCAAGAACATGGCCACCGCCGACCCGGACAACCCCGGCGTCAGCGTGCCCGTGGGTGCCCAATCGGCGCGCGGCATCGAATTGGCGGGCGGTTTGCAGCTCACGCCCAAGCTGTCGATGCAAGCCAATATTGCATTCGTGGACCCAAAGTACGACGACTTTTCGCAAGCCGTCGGCGGCGTACCGGTATCGCGCAACGGCAATGTGCCGACCAATACGCCGCGCCGCATTGCCAACGTATGGCTGGACTACGCCTTCATACCGGACTGGAACGCCAGCGTGGCAGCGCGCCATGTAGGCCGCGTCTACGCCGATGCCGCCAACACGACGTGGGCGCCGGCCTACACCGTATTCGACGCGGCGTTGTCGCACCGGATCAACCGCAATGTCAGCGTTACGGGGCGGGTGCGCAACCTGGCGGACAAGGTCTACGCGGCCAATGCAACGCCCACCATGTACTACCTGGGCGCGCCGCGCTCGTTTGAACTGACCCTGCAAGCCCGGTTCTGA
- a CDS encoding DUF2946 domain-containing protein, translating into MCFASFLTRPSLWIAIAAILWASLAPSLAHALSLSPHGGTHGQRISVDYCAAEGESTITLDVQSGTGNSQADTHGDDHHCPLCRNPQADVGILPAPVPVLPAPVGRAITYPPLFYAASNSLHAWSAAQPRAPPAN; encoded by the coding sequence ATGTGCTTCGCTTCTTTCCTGACCCGCCCCTCCTTATGGATCGCGATTGCCGCGATCCTTTGGGCGTCGTTGGCGCCGTCGCTGGCCCATGCACTGAGCCTGTCGCCGCACGGCGGCACGCACGGTCAGCGCATCAGCGTGGACTATTGCGCCGCCGAAGGTGAATCGACCATCACACTGGATGTGCAATCCGGCACCGGCAACAGTCAGGCCGATACTCACGGCGACGATCATCATTGCCCGCTGTGCCGTAATCCCCAGGCCGACGTAGGCATCCTGCCCGCACCTGTGCCCGTACTGCCAGCCCCCGTGGGCCGCGCCATAACCTACCCGCCGCTGTTCTACGCGGCATCAAACTCCCTTCATGCCTGGAGCGCGGCCCAGCCGCGCGCACCGCCCGCGAACTGA
- the urtE gene encoding urea ABC transporter ATP-binding subunit UrtE, whose product MLDVSTIDQYYGGSHTLRGVSLSVRQGECLALLGRNGVGKTTLLKCVMGVLPVARGGITFDGADITRLAPHQRAARGMAYVPQGRDIFARLTVEENILMGMATKPAARARRIKEEVFELFPVLKSMLSRRGGDLSGGQQQQLAIARALVAEPKLIILDEPTEGIQPSIIKDIARVIHMLRQRGDIAILLCEQYFDFARELADQFVVLSRGEVVASGGRDAIDGEDVRRHLSV is encoded by the coding sequence ATGCTGGACGTAAGCACGATCGACCAATACTACGGCGGCAGCCATACCCTGCGCGGCGTGTCGCTATCGGTGCGGCAAGGCGAATGCCTGGCGCTGCTGGGCCGCAACGGCGTGGGAAAGACGACGCTGCTCAAATGCGTCATGGGCGTGCTGCCCGTGGCGCGCGGCGGCATCACCTTCGACGGCGCGGACATTACCCGCCTGGCGCCGCATCAGCGCGCCGCGCGCGGCATGGCGTATGTGCCGCAGGGCCGCGACATCTTCGCCCGCCTGACGGTGGAAGAGAATATTTTGATGGGCATGGCGACCAAGCCCGCGGCCCGCGCCCGGCGAATCAAAGAAGAAGTCTTCGAGCTCTTTCCCGTCTTGAAAAGCATGTTGTCGCGGCGCGGCGGCGATCTGTCTGGCGGTCAGCAGCAGCAGTTGGCGATTGCGCGCGCGCTGGTGGCTGAACCCAAACTGATCATCCTGGATGAACCCACCGAAGGCATCCAGCCATCCATCATCAAAGACATTGCACGTGTGATCCACATGCTGCGCCAGCGCGGCGACATCGCCATCCTGCTATGTGAACAGTATTTTGATTTCGCCCGCGAATTGGCGGACCAGTTCGTGGTGCTGTCGCGAGGCGAAGTGGTAGCCAGCGGTGGACGCGACGCGATTGATGGCGAGGACGTCCGGCGGCATCTGTCGGTGTGA
- the urtD gene encoding urea ABC transporter ATP-binding protein UrtD → MTTTHTETAMLDGGPSGDAGYGRVSPKGLDTSHGAILYLEGITVSFDGFKALNNLTLDIGVGELRCIIGPNGAGKTTMMDVITGKTRPTEGTAYFGQSIDLTTLTEAQIAHAGIGRKFQRPTVFEQHTVFENLELAMKTDKRVRPTLFSRLTGEQADKIGETLDLIRLRPEVWRPAGLLSHGQKQWLEIGMLLMQEPQLLLLDEPVAGMTDAETERTGELLNELRGRHSLMVVEHDMDFVNQIAGDGKVTVLHEGSVLAEGPMSKVQADPRVIEVYLGR, encoded by the coding sequence ATGACGACCACGCATACCGAAACGGCCATGCTGGATGGCGGCCCCAGCGGCGACGCGGGTTATGGCCGCGTCAGCCCCAAGGGTCTGGACACCAGCCACGGCGCGATCCTGTACCTGGAAGGCATTACGGTCAGCTTCGATGGATTCAAGGCGCTGAACAACCTGACGCTGGACATCGGCGTGGGTGAATTGCGCTGCATCATCGGCCCGAACGGCGCGGGCAAGACCACGATGATGGACGTGATTACCGGCAAGACGCGGCCAACGGAAGGCACGGCCTATTTTGGCCAGAGCATAGACCTGACCACCCTGACCGAAGCGCAGATTGCGCACGCCGGTATCGGCCGCAAGTTCCAGCGTCCCACCGTGTTTGAACAACACACCGTGTTCGAAAACCTGGAACTGGCGATGAAGACCGACAAGCGCGTGCGGCCCACGCTGTTCTCGCGGCTGACCGGCGAGCAAGCCGACAAAATCGGCGAGACGCTGGACCTGATCCGCTTGCGGCCGGAAGTCTGGCGGCCAGCCGGGCTGTTGTCGCACGGCCAGAAGCAGTGGCTGGAAATCGGCATGCTGCTGATGCAAGAACCGCAGTTGCTGCTGCTGGACGAACCGGTGGCGGGCATGACAGACGCTGAAACCGAACGCACCGGCGAATTGCTGAACGAGCTGCGCGGGCGGCATTCGCTGATGGTGGTGGAACACGACATGGACTTCGTCAATCAGATCGCGGGCGATGGCAAAGTCACCGTACTGCATGAAGGCTCCGTCTTGGCCGAAGGGCCAATGAGCAAAGTGCAGGCGGACCCGCGTGTGATCGAAGTCTATCTGGGGCGCTGA
- the urtC gene encoding urea ABC transporter permease subunit UrtC, translated as MKQNALTDLNLLTRRPLFSGRVWTALAAATALLALLPLLNLIFPAGHALHVSAYAVALMGKFMCYAMAALALDLVWGYAGILSLGHGLFFALGGYAHGMYLMRAIGHDGVYQSHLPDFMVFLDWKSYPWYWSFTDHFWYAMLLVVLVPGVLAFVFGYFAFRSRIKGVYFSIITQALTFAAMLLFFRNDTGFGGNNGFTDFKRILGFDITAPGTRATLYWITLAALAGALVVARMVTQSKLGRVLTAVRDAESRLRFIGYDPLGFKLFVWTLSAVLCGIAGALYVPQVGIINPSEMSTETSIEMVIWVATGGRGTLIGPIIGAGAVNGLKTWFTSVLPEFWLYALGLIFVLVTLFLPTGIVGLARRIAARLQEKKA; from the coding sequence ATGAAACAGAACGCCCTGACCGATCTGAACCTGCTGACGCGCCGCCCGCTATTCTCTGGGCGGGTCTGGACGGCGTTGGCCGCCGCTACCGCCCTGCTTGCGCTGCTGCCGCTACTGAACCTGATTTTTCCCGCAGGCCACGCACTGCATGTCTCGGCCTATGCCGTGGCGCTGATGGGAAAATTCATGTGTTATGCCATGGCCGCGCTCGCGCTGGACTTGGTATGGGGTTATGCCGGCATCCTGTCTTTGGGGCATGGCCTGTTCTTTGCGCTGGGCGGCTACGCGCACGGCATGTACCTGATGCGTGCGATTGGACACGACGGCGTGTACCAAAGCCATCTGCCCGACTTCATGGTGTTCCTGGACTGGAAGAGCTACCCCTGGTACTGGTCGTTCACCGACCACTTCTGGTACGCCATGCTGCTGGTGGTGCTGGTGCCGGGCGTGCTGGCGTTTGTGTTCGGCTACTTCGCGTTCCGCTCACGTATCAAGGGCGTGTACTTCTCGATCATCACGCAGGCCCTGACCTTTGCCGCGATGTTGCTGTTCTTCCGCAACGATACGGGTTTTGGCGGCAACAACGGCTTTACGGATTTCAAACGCATCCTGGGTTTTGATATCACCGCGCCCGGCACGCGCGCCACGCTGTACTGGATTACGCTGGCGGCGCTGGCAGGCGCCTTGGTCGTGGCGCGCATGGTCACGCAAAGCAAGCTGGGCCGCGTGCTGACCGCTGTGCGCGACGCCGAAAGCCGGCTGCGCTTTATCGGGTACGACCCGTTGGGCTTCAAGCTTTTCGTCTGGACGTTGTCCGCCGTATTGTGCGGCATTGCCGGCGCGCTGTATGTGCCGCAGGTCGGCATCATCAACCCCAGCGAAATGTCCACCGAGACCTCGATTGAAATGGTGATCTGGGTTGCCACCGGCGGTCGTGGCACGTTGATTGGCCCCATCATCGGCGCAGGCGCCGTCAATGGGTTGAAGACTTGGTTCACCAGTGTGCTGCCCGAATTCTGGCTGTATGCGCTGGGCCTGATCTTTGTGCTTGTGACCCTGTTCCTGCCCACTGGCATCGTCGGCCTGGCCCGCCGTATTGCGGCACGCCTGCAGGAGAAGAAGGCATGA
- the urtB gene encoding urea ABC transporter permease subunit UrtB codes for MHSAAIAHFLRRFLLAWLLALPMLAAPAAAAGVDPALLTPLAGDDTDAKLQAIAALGQLPDPGAAAVLQALGSDQLYATADGRVLIGTGGTRGIDPATGAATDLPAGASTVMINNRLRRAIEAALAGSRLFSDKPNERLDAARRLQQTGDPARLPMLEKALASEKNEAVRDALIIAQANLELKSADSAVRRHAVELLGRTSNAAFRPTLAALTQERDGAYAEPDAGVREAAANALKQIDRHLATIEWAGNLFYGISLGSVLLLAALGLAITFGLMGVINMAHGELLMIGAYVTYVVQTLFRSWLPGWLDWYVVAALPLAFVVTALVGMALERTVIRWLYGRPLETLLATWGISLMLMQGVRTLFGAQNVEVGNPSWMSGGITVLGGLVLTYNRLVIIGFAFFVVFLVWVLLNHTRLGLFVRAITQNRRMADCVGVPTGRVDMLAFGLGSGIAGLAGVALSQLGNVGPDLGRGYIVDSFMVVVLGGVGQLAGTVIAALGLGGVNKFLEPYAGAVMAKITILVLIVLFVQKRPQGLFAPRGRSVE; via the coding sequence ATGCACAGCGCGGCAATCGCACACTTCTTGCGTCGTTTTCTTCTTGCATGGCTGTTGGCCTTGCCGATGCTGGCCGCCCCTGCGGCGGCGGCCGGCGTGGACCCGGCCTTGCTGACGCCGCTGGCCGGCGACGACACCGACGCCAAGCTGCAAGCGATTGCCGCCCTGGGCCAACTGCCAGACCCTGGCGCCGCTGCGGTCTTGCAGGCGCTGGGCAGTGATCAACTCTATGCAACGGCAGACGGCCGCGTGCTGATCGGAACCGGGGGCACGCGCGGCATTGATCCCGCAACGGGGGCCGCCACCGATCTGCCTGCGGGCGCCTCCACCGTCATGATCAACAACCGCTTGCGCCGCGCCATCGAAGCCGCGCTGGCGGGTTCCCGCTTGTTTTCCGACAAGCCCAACGAACGCCTGGATGCTGCGCGCAGACTGCAACAGACGGGTGACCCCGCGCGCTTGCCCATGCTTGAGAAAGCGTTGGCGTCCGAAAAAAACGAGGCCGTGCGTGATGCGCTGATCATCGCGCAGGCCAATCTGGAATTGAAAAGCGCAGACTCCGCCGTCAGGCGTCATGCGGTGGAACTGCTGGGCCGCACCAGCAACGCCGCCTTCCGTCCCACGCTGGCGGCGCTGACGCAGGAACGCGATGGCGCCTACGCGGAACCCGACGCTGGCGTGCGCGAGGCCGCCGCCAATGCGCTCAAGCAGATCGACCGCCACCTGGCCACGATTGAATGGGCAGGCAATCTTTTCTACGGCATCAGTCTGGGCAGCGTGTTGTTGTTGGCTGCGCTGGGCCTGGCCATCACCTTTGGGCTGATGGGCGTCATCAACATGGCGCATGGTGAACTGCTGATGATCGGCGCCTATGTCACCTATGTGGTGCAGACGCTGTTCCGCTCTTGGCTGCCCGGCTGGCTGGATTGGTATGTGGTGGCGGCGCTGCCGCTGGCCTTCGTCGTCACGGCGCTGGTGGGCATGGCGCTGGAACGCACCGTCATCCGCTGGCTTTACGGCCGCCCCTTGGAAACCCTGCTGGCAACCTGGGGCATCAGCCTGATGCTGATGCAAGGGGTGCGCACGTTGTTTGGCGCGCAGAACGTGGAAGTCGGCAACCCAAGCTGGATGTCCGGCGGCATCACCGTGCTGGGCGGGCTGGTGCTGACCTACAACCGACTGGTCATCATCGGCTTTGCCTTCTTTGTGGTGTTTCTGGTGTGGGTGCTGTTGAACCACACACGGCTGGGCTTGTTTGTGCGGGCAATCACGCAGAACCGCCGCATGGCGGATTGCGTAGGGGTGCCCACGGGCCGCGTCGACATGCTGGCCTTCGGGCTGGGCTCAGGCATCGCGGGGCTGGCCGGCGTGGCCTTGTCTCAGTTGGGCAACGTTGGACCAGACCTGGGCCGCGGCTACATCGTCGATTCATTCATGGTGGTGGTACTGGGCGGCGTAGGCCAGTTGGCCGGCACCGTCATTGCCGCCCTGGGCCTGGGCGGCGTCAACAAATTCCTGGAGCCTTACGCGGGAGCGGTCATGGCCAAGATCACCATACTGGTGCTCATCGTGCTGTTTGTGCAAAAGCGGCCGCAAGGCTTGTTCGCCCCCCGTGGCCGGAGCGTGGAATGA
- the urtA gene encoding urea ABC transporter substrate-binding protein produces the protein MKRRLALKQLTVVSLLAMSGWMPQVFAAEDTIKVGILHSLSGTMAISETSLKDVALMTIDEINANGGVMGKKLEAVIVDPASNWPLFAEKSRQLLSQDKVAVVFGCWTSVSRKSVLPVFKELNGLLFYPVQYEGEELEKNVFYTGAAPNQQAIPAVEYLMSEDGGGAKRFVLLGTDYVYPRTTNKILRAFLHSKGVKDSDIDEVYTPFGHSDYQTIVANIKKFATGGKTAVISTINGDSNVPFYKELGNAGLKATDVPVVAFSVGEEELRGVDAKPLVGHLAAWNYFESIKNPVNEEFIKKWKAYAKAKNLPNASTVVTNDPMEATYIGIHMWKQAVEQAKSTDVDKVIANMGGQKFNAPDGYMIEMDKTNHHLHKPVYIGEIKADGQFNVVWKSKGPIRAQPWSPYIPGNEGKQGL, from the coding sequence ATGAAACGCAGACTAGCCCTTAAGCAACTGACCGTCGTGAGCCTGTTGGCCATGTCCGGGTGGATGCCGCAGGTATTCGCCGCCGAAGACACCATCAAGGTTGGCATCCTGCATTCCCTGTCGGGCACCATGGCCATCTCGGAAACGTCACTTAAGGACGTGGCCCTGATGACTATCGACGAAATCAACGCCAACGGCGGCGTGATGGGCAAGAAGCTTGAAGCCGTAATTGTGGACCCCGCATCGAACTGGCCGCTGTTTGCTGAAAAGTCGCGCCAGTTGCTGTCGCAGGACAAGGTGGCGGTGGTTTTCGGCTGCTGGACCTCGGTATCGCGCAAGTCGGTGTTGCCGGTGTTCAAGGAACTGAACGGCCTGCTCTTCTACCCCGTGCAATATGAAGGCGAAGAGCTAGAGAAGAACGTGTTCTACACGGGCGCAGCACCCAACCAGCAAGCGATCCCGGCCGTTGAGTATCTGATGAGCGAAGACGGCGGCGGCGCAAAACGTTTTGTACTGCTGGGCACGGACTATGTGTACCCGCGCACCACCAACAAGATCCTGCGCGCCTTCCTGCATTCCAAGGGCGTGAAAGACAGCGATATCGACGAGGTCTACACCCCGTTCGGCCATTCCGATTATCAAACCATCGTGGCCAACATCAAGAAGTTCGCCACGGGCGGCAAGACAGCGGTGATCTCCACCATCAACGGCGACTCCAACGTGCCCTTCTACAAAGAACTGGGCAATGCGGGTCTGAAGGCAACCGACGTGCCGGTCGTGGCGTTCTCGGTGGGAGAAGAAGAACTGCGCGGCGTGGATGCCAAGCCGCTGGTGGGCCACCTGGCCGCCTGGAACTACTTCGAGTCGATCAAGAATCCGGTGAATGAAGAGTTCATCAAGAAGTGGAAGGCCTATGCCAAGGCCAAAAACCTGCCCAACGCCAGCACGGTCGTGACCAACGATCCGATGGAAGCCACCTATATCGGCATCCATATGTGGAAGCAGGCCGTGGAACAGGCCAAGAGCACCGATGTGGACAAGGTGATTGCCAACATGGGCGGCCAGAAATTCAACGCGCCTGACGGCTACATGATCGAAATGGACAAGACCAACCACCACCTGCACAAGCCGGTCTACATCGGTGAAATCAAGGCGGATGGCCAGTTCAATGTCGTGTGGAAGAGCAAGGGTCCGATCCGCGCTCAACCGTGGAGCCCGTACATCCCGGGTAACGAAGGCAAGCAAGGTCTCTAA